The following DNA comes from Streptomyces pristinaespiralis.
TCACGACGGTGAACGGCAGGGTGATCATGAAGTAGACGAGGGTGAGGGTGGTCAGGCTGTCGAGCATGTCGGCGTCCCTGGCGATGATGTACATCGGGATCAGCAGGGCCTCCCAGGGGGCCACCTGGGCGATGAACACCATCAGGACGAATCCCCGCCGGCCCTTCCAGCGCAGCCGGGCGACGGCGAAGGCCGCGCCGGTCGCCACCAGCAGGGCGAGCAGCACACTGCCGGCGGTGACGGCCAGACTGTTGCGCCAGAACGACCAGAAGCCGTCCGCGCGCAGGGCGTTGGCGAAGTTGTCGAGGGTCAGGGAGGTGGGCAGCAGCGCCGGCGAGCCGGTGTGGATCTCCGCGGCCGGTTTGAAGGCGGTCAGGATCATCCAGTACACGGGGAACACCGAGAGGACGAAGACGATCAGCGCTCCCGTGTTCAGCGCCAGCCGCCGCGGCGAGGTCGGTCTCACTGCTCGGCCTCCTGTTTGAACATCTGCCGGAAGTAGAAGATCAGCGCGGCGACGAGCATCAGCACGGTCAGCGTCGCGACAGCGGCCCCGAGGTCGTAGCGGTGCAGCGACTGCGCCACCTGGTAGGCGTAGACGGGCAGGGTGGTCGTCGCGCCGCCCGGTCCGCCCCTGGTGACGGCCCAGATCTGGGCGAAGCAGCGGAAGACCCAGATGACTTCGAGGCAGAGGATCAGCCCGAAGACCGGGCGCAGGACGGGCAGCGTCACGGACCAGAAGATCCGGCCGCCGCCGGCCCCGTCGATCCTGGCCGATTCGAAGAGTTCGGCGGGGACGGTCGCGAGCGCGGCGTGCAGGGTGACGGCGACGAACGGGACCGACTGCCACACGACGAGCAGCACCAGGAGCGTGAAGGCGGCCGGGCCGTGCGCGAGCCAGGAGTACCCCTCGAAGGAGTCGAACCCGATCCCGGCCAGCACCCGG
Coding sequences within:
- a CDS encoding carbohydrate ABC transporter permease codes for the protein MRPTSPRRLALNTGALIVFVLSVFPVYWMILTAFKPAAEIHTGSPALLPTSLTLDNFANALRADGFWSFWRNSLAVTAGSVLLALLVATGAAFAVARLRWKGRRGFVLMVFIAQVAPWEALLIPMYIIARDADMLDSLTTLTLVYFMITLPFTVVTLRSFLAAIPVELEEAAQVDGCTRAAAFRRVTFPLLAPGLLATSLFGFITAWNEFAFANMLIIKNQDDRTLPVWLSSFSNVFGTDWGATMAASTLFALPVLVLFLVLQRRVSAGMTGGAVKG
- a CDS encoding carbohydrate ABC transporter permease; translated protein: MRSSPRALWPYLLIAPTVLGAAVLLAYPLARNLLISFQQYGMGELIRGDAVFTGLDNYREILGDAEFWEVVRRTLWWTTVNVVLIMVLGTLVALMLQRLGRRMRVLVLSGLVLAWASPVIATTTVFQWLFSSRLGLVNRVLAGIGFDSFEGYSWLAHGPAAFTLLVLLVVWQSVPFVAVTLHAALATVPAELFESARIDGAGGGRIFWSVTLPVLRPVFGLILCLEVIWVFRCFAQIWAVTRGGPGGATTTLPVYAYQVAQSLHRYDLGAAVATLTVLMLVAALIFYFRQMFKQEAEQ